Proteins encoded together in one Cydia pomonella isolate Wapato2018A chromosome 10, ilCydPomo1, whole genome shotgun sequence window:
- the LOC133521709 gene encoding uncharacterized protein LOC133521709 — protein sequence MEGILNFLKIYLPLNRILFIRAIFGHHFSFDCRMLYLNIHKLYCIFVSFIFPLIIYSFSDVLESTRYAIFMEFFVCIWITLIVEDNCFQEYLTSIKRTDQLITHGRFNLASYRLYMVYFFITLLRMIIHFMSVKFFSISLYKFLTYAFVYMTLDLSNIIRVLIFEALYQRMIYLRNHFESIFDRPTNDCRNIISEVRRGLLIYGQLLDSVKLVNKIQVTLFITLALRFVGFALKLNMMLFKVNSIWDHTRMFMYTFESAFILALDLTPAVFSELTHNEVEKIETMMSHKHSMCTHRSLRAALSKGILYFKLRPFEFKIWRVIPVDSTLIFSFLSVFLTVSLLIFQFHHMM from the exons ATGGAAggaattttgaattttctaaAAATCTATTTACCCCTGAATCGTATCTTATTCATTCGTGCGATTTTTGGACACCATTTTAGCTTTGACTGTCGAATGTTATACTTAAATATTCACAAACTATATTGCATTttcgtttcttttattttccCATTGATAATATACAGCTTTTCAGATGTTTTGGAATCTACCCGATATGCAATATTTATGGAGTTTTTCGTCTGTATTTGGATCACCCTTATCGTCGAAGACAATTGTTTTCAGGAATACTTAACTTCTATCAAGCGTACCGATCAACTCATCACCCATGGTCGTTTTAATTTagcaagttataggctatataTGGTCTACTTTTTCATTACTTTATTACGaatgattatccattttatgtcaGTGAAATTTTTTTCTATCTCCCTGTATAAATTTTTGACCTACGCTTTCGTTTATATGACACTCGACCTTAGTAACATTATTCGAGTTTTAATATTCGAGGCCTTGTACCAAAGAATGATATATCTTCGTAATCATTTTGAAAGCATTTTTGATCGGCCTACTAATGATTGCCGAAATATTATTTCTGAAGTAAGACGAGGTTTATTAATATATGGACAGCTACTGGACAGCGTAAAGCTCGTGAACAAAATCCAAGTTACG TTATTCATAACCTTAGCACTGCGCTTCGTGGGATTTGCATTAAAACTTAATATGATGTTATTCAAAGTAAACTCAATTTGG gaCCACACACGTATGTTTATGTATACATTTGAATCCGCGTTCATATTAGCGCTAGATCTTACTCCAGCAGTGTTTTCAGAACTGACGCACAACGAAGTTGAAAAAATCGAAACGATGATGTCACATAAGCATTCCATGTGCACCC ATCGGAGTCTGCGCGCTGCATTATCTAAAGGCATTCTTTATTTTAAACTGCGACCGTTTGAGTTTAAAATTTGGCGAGTTATTCCGGTAGACAGCACACTGATATTCTCATTCCTCAGTGTTTTTCTTACTGTAAGCCTTTTAATCTTTCAGTTTCACCACATGATGTAG